In the genome of Dunckerocampus dactyliophorus isolate RoL2022-P2 chromosome 6, RoL_Ddac_1.1, whole genome shotgun sequence, one region contains:
- the psip1a gene encoding PC4 and SFRS1 interacting protein 1a isoform X2 has product MARDWKPGDLIFAKMKGYPHWPARIDEVPDGAVKPSNIKFPIFFFGTHETAFLGPKDIFPYLPNKEKYAKPNKRKGFNEGLWEIENNPKVELTAPKPVPPGNLSEKDSDTGPEGEDEAEDKEMQSSKVPGREEEEERPLMSEQGPQNQDDSGQMDAPKSKRGRKRKNEGEQEAEMADVPPVSPVSPAGGEVPKRRGRKPKSEKLLLLQHQDQQGSGSEIDGTDSERKRKRPAEDKSKSGEEDKRKKDDAKGKDGEGKEPEAKKKKQQSKEGSSSSASDDEEKNKGRKKHQSSDMDKDARRRKDEANKDNAKKNDERAGAKKKEMSTDMKLQRLHGEIKISLKIDNPKCLDALDEISSLQVTTQHLQKQSELIATLKKIRRFKASQDVMDKASMLYNKFKSMFLVGEGDCALSQVLNKSLAEQRQHEEAKKGTLRKAEQAQENNTDKTSDGDPSPDENKPHEDASTGENCSGPKTQEVSA; this is encoded by the exons ATGGCAAGAGACTGGAAACCAGGTGATCTGATCTTTGCCAAGATGAAGGGTTATCCCCATTGGCCAGCAAGA ATTGATGAAGTACCAGACGGTGCCGTGAAGCCATCCAACATCAAGTTCCCTATCTTCTTTTTTGGTACCCATGAAAC TGCATTTCTTGGCCCAAAAGACATCTTTCCCTACCTGCCCAACAAGGAGAAGTATGCCAAACCCAACAAGAGAAAAGGCTTCAATGAGGGATTGTGGGAGATTGAGAACAACCCAAAAGTGGAGCTGACAGCACCCAAG CCTGTTCCTCCTGGAAATTTGTCTGAGAAGGATTCAGACACCGGCCCAGAGGGGGAGGATGAGGCGGAAGATAAGGAGATGCAATCCTCCAAA GTGCCAGgaagggaggaggaagaggaaaggCCTTTGATGTCTGAGCAGGGTCCTCAGAACCAGGAT GATTCAGGCCAGATGGATGCTCCTAAGTCCAagagaggaagaaaaagaaag AATGAGGGTGAGCAGGAGGCTGAGATGGCCGATGTGCCTCCTGTGAGTCCAGTGAGTCCTGCAG GTGGTGAGGTTCCTAAACGAAGAGGCAGGAAGCCCAAAAGTGAAAAGTTGCTTTTGCTGCAGCATCAGGACCAGCAAGGCTCTGGAAGTGAAAT AGATGGCACCGATTCAGAGAGAAAGAGGAAGAGGCCGGCGGAGGACAAGTCCAAGAGCGGCGAGGAGGACAAGCGGAAGAAGGACGACGCCAAAGGGAAAGATGGTGAAGGGAAAGAGCCTGAagccaagaagaagaagcagcagtcCAAGGAGGGCAGCTCCTCAAGCGCCTCAGATGATGAGGAG AAAAACAAAGGCAGGAAAAAACATCAGAGCTCCGATATGGACAAAGACGCACGGCGACGTAAAGACGA AGCAAACAAAGACAACGCAAAGAAGAATGACGAACGGGCCGGAGCAAAGAAAAAGG AAATGTCCACAGATATGAAACTCCAGCGCCTGCACGGTGAAATCAAAATTTCCCTGAAGATCGACAACCct AAGTGCCTGGACGCTCTGGATGAGATCAGCTCCCTTCAGGTGACCACTCAGCACTTGCAGAAGCAAAGCGAGCTCATTGCCACCTTGAAAAAG ATCCGCCGGTTCAAGGCCAGCCAGGACGTGATGGACAAAGCCAGCATGCTGTACAACAAGTTCAAGAGCATGTTCCTGGTGGGAGAAGGCGACTGCGCCCTCAGCCAGGTGCTCAACAAGTCGCTGGCTGAGCAGCGGCAGCACGAGGAAGCCAAGAAGGGGACACTGAGGAAAGCGGAGCAAGCGCAGGAGAACAACACAG ACAAGACAAGCGATGGAGACCCAAGCCCTGACGAGAACAAGCCACATGAGGATGCCTCGACTGGGGAGAACTGCAG TGGCCCCAAAACCCAGGAAGTCTCCGCCTGA
- the psip1a gene encoding PC4 and SFRS1 interacting protein 1a isoform X3 — protein MARDWKPGDLIFAKMKGYPHWPARIDEVPDGAVKPSNIKFPIFFFGTHETAFLGPKDIFPYLPNKEKYAKPNKRKGFNEGLWEIENNPKVELTAPKPVPPGNLSEKDSDTGPEGEDEAEDKEMQSSKDSGQMDAPKSKRGRKRKNEGEQEAEMADVPPVSPVSPAGGEVPKRRGRKPKSEKLLLLQHQDQQGSGSEIDGTDSERKRKRPAEDKSKSGEEDKRKKDDAKGKDGEGKEPEAKKKKQQSKEGSSSSASDDEEKNKGRKKHQSSDMDKDARRRKDEANKDNAKKNDERAGAKKKEMSTDMKLQRLHGEIKISLKIDNPDVKKCLDALDEISSLQVTTQHLQKQSELIATLKKIRRFKASQDVMDKASMLYNKFKSMFLVGEGDCALSQVLNKSLAEQRQHEEAKKGTLRKAEQAQENNTDKTSDGDPSPDENKPHEDASTGENCSGPKTQEVSA, from the exons ATGGCAAGAGACTGGAAACCAGGTGATCTGATCTTTGCCAAGATGAAGGGTTATCCCCATTGGCCAGCAAGA ATTGATGAAGTACCAGACGGTGCCGTGAAGCCATCCAACATCAAGTTCCCTATCTTCTTTTTTGGTACCCATGAAAC TGCATTTCTTGGCCCAAAAGACATCTTTCCCTACCTGCCCAACAAGGAGAAGTATGCCAAACCCAACAAGAGAAAAGGCTTCAATGAGGGATTGTGGGAGATTGAGAACAACCCAAAAGTGGAGCTGACAGCACCCAAG CCTGTTCCTCCTGGAAATTTGTCTGAGAAGGATTCAGACACCGGCCCAGAGGGGGAGGATGAGGCGGAAGATAAGGAGATGCAATCCTCCAAA GATTCAGGCCAGATGGATGCTCCTAAGTCCAagagaggaagaaaaagaaag AATGAGGGTGAGCAGGAGGCTGAGATGGCCGATGTGCCTCCTGTGAGTCCAGTGAGTCCTGCAG GTGGTGAGGTTCCTAAACGAAGAGGCAGGAAGCCCAAAAGTGAAAAGTTGCTTTTGCTGCAGCATCAGGACCAGCAAGGCTCTGGAAGTGAAAT AGATGGCACCGATTCAGAGAGAAAGAGGAAGAGGCCGGCGGAGGACAAGTCCAAGAGCGGCGAGGAGGACAAGCGGAAGAAGGACGACGCCAAAGGGAAAGATGGTGAAGGGAAAGAGCCTGAagccaagaagaagaagcagcagtcCAAGGAGGGCAGCTCCTCAAGCGCCTCAGATGATGAGGAG AAAAACAAAGGCAGGAAAAAACATCAGAGCTCCGATATGGACAAAGACGCACGGCGACGTAAAGACGA AGCAAACAAAGACAACGCAAAGAAGAATGACGAACGGGCCGGAGCAAAGAAAAAGG AAATGTCCACAGATATGAAACTCCAGCGCCTGCACGGTGAAATCAAAATTTCCCTGAAGATCGACAACCct gatgTGAAGAAGTGCCTGGACGCTCTGGATGAGATCAGCTCCCTTCAGGTGACCACTCAGCACTTGCAGAAGCAAAGCGAGCTCATTGCCACCTTGAAAAAG ATCCGCCGGTTCAAGGCCAGCCAGGACGTGATGGACAAAGCCAGCATGCTGTACAACAAGTTCAAGAGCATGTTCCTGGTGGGAGAAGGCGACTGCGCCCTCAGCCAGGTGCTCAACAAGTCGCTGGCTGAGCAGCGGCAGCACGAGGAAGCCAAGAAGGGGACACTGAGGAAAGCGGAGCAAGCGCAGGAGAACAACACAG ACAAGACAAGCGATGGAGACCCAAGCCCTGACGAGAACAAGCCACATGAGGATGCCTCGACTGGGGAGAACTGCAG TGGCCCCAAAACCCAGGAAGTCTCCGCCTGA
- the psip1a gene encoding PC4 and SFRS1 interacting protein 1a isoform X1 has translation MARDWKPGDLIFAKMKGYPHWPARIDEVPDGAVKPSNIKFPIFFFGTHETAFLGPKDIFPYLPNKEKYAKPNKRKGFNEGLWEIENNPKVELTAPKPVPPGNLSEKDSDTGPEGEDEAEDKEMQSSKVPGREEEEERPLMSEQGPQNQDDSGQMDAPKSKRGRKRKNEGEQEAEMADVPPVSPVSPAGGEVPKRRGRKPKSEKLLLLQHQDQQGSGSEIDGTDSERKRKRPAEDKSKSGEEDKRKKDDAKGKDGEGKEPEAKKKKQQSKEGSSSSASDDEEKNKGRKKHQSSDMDKDARRRKDEANKDNAKKNDERAGAKKKEMSTDMKLQRLHGEIKISLKIDNPDVKKCLDALDEISSLQVTTQHLQKQSELIATLKKIRRFKASQDVMDKASMLYNKFKSMFLVGEGDCALSQVLNKSLAEQRQHEEAKKGTLRKAEQAQENNTDKTSDGDPSPDENKPHEDASTGENCSGPKTQEVSA, from the exons ATGGCAAGAGACTGGAAACCAGGTGATCTGATCTTTGCCAAGATGAAGGGTTATCCCCATTGGCCAGCAAGA ATTGATGAAGTACCAGACGGTGCCGTGAAGCCATCCAACATCAAGTTCCCTATCTTCTTTTTTGGTACCCATGAAAC TGCATTTCTTGGCCCAAAAGACATCTTTCCCTACCTGCCCAACAAGGAGAAGTATGCCAAACCCAACAAGAGAAAAGGCTTCAATGAGGGATTGTGGGAGATTGAGAACAACCCAAAAGTGGAGCTGACAGCACCCAAG CCTGTTCCTCCTGGAAATTTGTCTGAGAAGGATTCAGACACCGGCCCAGAGGGGGAGGATGAGGCGGAAGATAAGGAGATGCAATCCTCCAAA GTGCCAGgaagggaggaggaagaggaaaggCCTTTGATGTCTGAGCAGGGTCCTCAGAACCAGGAT GATTCAGGCCAGATGGATGCTCCTAAGTCCAagagaggaagaaaaagaaag AATGAGGGTGAGCAGGAGGCTGAGATGGCCGATGTGCCTCCTGTGAGTCCAGTGAGTCCTGCAG GTGGTGAGGTTCCTAAACGAAGAGGCAGGAAGCCCAAAAGTGAAAAGTTGCTTTTGCTGCAGCATCAGGACCAGCAAGGCTCTGGAAGTGAAAT AGATGGCACCGATTCAGAGAGAAAGAGGAAGAGGCCGGCGGAGGACAAGTCCAAGAGCGGCGAGGAGGACAAGCGGAAGAAGGACGACGCCAAAGGGAAAGATGGTGAAGGGAAAGAGCCTGAagccaagaagaagaagcagcagtcCAAGGAGGGCAGCTCCTCAAGCGCCTCAGATGATGAGGAG AAAAACAAAGGCAGGAAAAAACATCAGAGCTCCGATATGGACAAAGACGCACGGCGACGTAAAGACGA AGCAAACAAAGACAACGCAAAGAAGAATGACGAACGGGCCGGAGCAAAGAAAAAGG AAATGTCCACAGATATGAAACTCCAGCGCCTGCACGGTGAAATCAAAATTTCCCTGAAGATCGACAACCct gatgTGAAGAAGTGCCTGGACGCTCTGGATGAGATCAGCTCCCTTCAGGTGACCACTCAGCACTTGCAGAAGCAAAGCGAGCTCATTGCCACCTTGAAAAAG ATCCGCCGGTTCAAGGCCAGCCAGGACGTGATGGACAAAGCCAGCATGCTGTACAACAAGTTCAAGAGCATGTTCCTGGTGGGAGAAGGCGACTGCGCCCTCAGCCAGGTGCTCAACAAGTCGCTGGCTGAGCAGCGGCAGCACGAGGAAGCCAAGAAGGGGACACTGAGGAAAGCGGAGCAAGCGCAGGAGAACAACACAG ACAAGACAAGCGATGGAGACCCAAGCCCTGACGAGAACAAGCCACATGAGGATGCCTCGACTGGGGAGAACTGCAG TGGCCCCAAAACCCAGGAAGTCTCCGCCTGA